The Microcoleus sp. FACHB-831 genome segment AGGCGACGATCAGATATTAGTTACAGCAGAGGCGACGTGGGTTTGGGTGGATATGACTGCGATGCGTCCAAAAGCTATCCCCAAAGTGCTGATAGATGCTTTTGAGCAAGCAAATCAACCAAATTTAGCTAGCTGAATAATTTTATGGTTGATAGTTGAATAGCAAAAGCTACGAAGAATGTACCAATCCGGGGAGCAGATTAGCTAAATCCATATTAAAGTTGGGGATTTTTCCCTAACTCTATATAGTATCGATTAAATTGCTTTTGATATCGCTGCTGCTAATTTTAAACTTCTGCGATCGCCAAAAGTAAAACTAGCAGTTATCTAAAAAAGCCTTTTATCAAAACTAGCGCCAATTCAGCTATAGCGTGACGTAACTAAAATTCAGCTACACTATTTCCACCCATTTCCGCCGCAATGCGTAAAAAAGTCTGTTAAGTAGCCGTTCTTCGTCTTCGCTGAGGGAACTTTGCAACAGTGCTGTCATTAGTGCATAGCGCTCGGAGAGGGTTATTTTTCTAGAGGTAGTTATTTCATAAAATAAGTCAGGTATTGCAGATGGCAGCAGACAGGCTTGAGGAAATTGAGAAGGTTTCATGATTTAAAATTTGTATTCTATACCAGCAAGGTTATTGCTGCTTGAAGGAAACATAATCAACCTGCGGTTAGAAACATGACGCCTTTTATCCCCTCCTTCGGAGACAACAAAATGTTGATATTTAGTCTGCCATTTGGGGTAAACGCTCTGAGCTGTAATTGCTAGAATAGGCAGTTTTAACCGTCAATATTTTACTAAGTAGAGGGACATACTTCTTTGTAGTATAGTTATAGTTAAAACCACCAAACCCTTGCTGTTGTTGGGTTTGGTACCTCAAACTAACTTACAATATGACTATACTAAGCAGTTTTAAAGGTGAATATTTCACTACAGCAATAGTAAATATCAATATAAAGCGCGGTCAGCAGGAGTTGGCGATCGCTACTCATAATAAGTGGGGATTTTATCCCCATTACCGCTTCGCTCAAACTCCGTTGCAGTCTTATTTTCAGACTGTCGCGGCTACCTTCGTGGGTGCAACCATCAGCCACTCTTCCCGGAGTTTTTGGATTGCTTGTTCTTTAAGCTTGGCTTCCACCTCAATCCAGGGAGCATCGCGATAGCAAGTTGGCATCGTTGTAATCAAATCGCTATGATGGCGATCGCCGAACTCTGCCTCGCCGTTGGAGATATGGACTAGCTGCCATTCTGGTACTGGCCAAGTCGTGCGTGCCGCTGTTAATATTTCAGCAACGCTAGGGTGTTCATAAGTATCCAAATGCTCGTGAATGACGTGGTGGTGCGCGTCAAATACCATCGGCACCTTAGCAGCGTGGCAAACCTCTAAAATCTCTTGTGCGCTGTAGGCGTATTCGTCGTTTTCTAGTGCCAGTCGAGTGCGAATTGCATCTGGTAAATCGCGAATGACGCTAATTAATCTCTCTGAGCGATCGCTCTTACCACCGTGTATCTCCATCATCGCCCAAGGCGATCGCTCTAACCCCAATTTATCAAAAATCATCGCTTGCATTGCGAGAATTTTGATGCTGTTCTCAATCACATCAGGGTTATCTGAACTGAGGACAACAAATTGATCTGGGTGTACAACTATTCTAATTCCCAGATTTTTCGCGCGATCGCCTGTTAGCCGCAACTCTTCATTAAACTCATCCAGCACCGCCTCACCCACTGGCGTATCTGCAAAGGGAAATATCGCCGATGTGACTCTATAAAGCTTTATCTCATTATCGACACAAAAATCAAGCGCTTTATTCAGCCGTTGCAAGTTATCTTGATATAATTGCCGCAAGAGTTGCGCTTGTTCTGCATCGTTGAATTGCAACAACCGCTTGCGGGTGAGAGCGCGATATCGCACTTGGTTCGACGCTGTGATGCATACCAAACCAAGTTCCGGTAATTTAATATTCTGCATAATTTACATTTTTTACTACATTCACAGCAGATCGAGTCACGATATTTTTTATTTTTGTTCTTAACACTTATAGTTTACATCTCTCTCTAGTGTGACCAATATTCAATGTGCTAAGCCTTAAGTCATAATGCTGAAGTCTTTATACCAATTTAGTTTGAAGCCATAATTATTCTAAAAAATTATCTTTAACTGTGTCTAAATTTTTATCTTTATCTACAAATAACGGTAATTTTATTAAATTTCTTAATTCCCATAAAAAGCTCGGATTAATTTAAAATTCTAAGCTCTAAATCGCAAAAAAATCGCCGTTGTAAAAATAAAAGGACAGATACTTTTGTATCTGTCCTCTTCCTTATTTGGATAGCGGGTAGCGCCCACCCTACTTTAGATTTAATCTAAAATCCAAAATTAGATTAAGCTATCGCTGCCATTCTTACATCATTATTGGCTAGCAATTCTTGCAGTTCTTCAGAGTCAACTGTCTCTTTCTCAACAAGCATTTGAGCTAATTTGTCCAAGACGTGCTTGTTATTCAACAGCACTTCTTTAGAACGGCGATAAGCTTGCTCAACTAAGCCGCGAACTTCATCATCAATTGCAGCAGCAGTTTCTTCCGAGAAATCGCGCTCCGCCATGATATCGCGACCGAGGAACATACTACCTTGCTGACGACCTAGCGCAACGGGGCCGAGGCGATCGCTCATACCAAACCGCATCACCATCTGACGCGCCACACGCGCCACCTGTTGCAAGTCGTTAGAAGCACCAGTTGTTACCTCTTCCTCACCGAAGATGATCTCTTCAGCAATCCGACCGCCTAAAGCCACTGCCATCTGATTTTGCAAATAAGAGCGGCTGTACAGTCCAGAATCCATCCGGTCTTCGCTTGGAGTAAACCAAGTTAAACCACCAGCGCGACCGCGAGGAATGATGCTGATCTTCTGCACTGGGTCATAATCTGGCATCAACGCACCAACCAAGGCGTGTCCAGCTTCGTGATAAGCTACCAGCGTCTTGCGCTTCTCGCTCATCACGCGATCCTTCTTCTCTGGGCCAGCCAGGACGCGATCGATCGCATCGTTGACTTCATCCATTGAGATTTCTGTCAAGTTGCGACGTGCAGCCAAAATTGCTGCTTCGTTGAGCAAGTTTGAAAGGTCAGCACCAGTGAAGCCAGGAGTACGACGGGCAATCTTCTCTAGATCCACATCTTTCGCCAGTGTTTTACCCCTCGCGTGGACGTTAAGAATCTCAAGACGACCGCTATAGTCGGGACGATCCACGACAACTTGGCGGTCAAAGCGACCCGGACGGAGCAAGGCAGAATCCAAAACGTCTGGACGGTTGGTTGCGGCAATAATAATGATGCCCGTGTTGCCTTCAAAACCATCCATCTCGGTTAGCAACTGGTTTAGGGTTTGCTCCCGCTCATCGTTACCACCACCTAAGCCTGCACCGCGCTGACGACCAACGGCGTCAATTTCATCGATAAATACGATACAAGGCGCATTAGCTTTTGCTTGTTCAAACAAGTCGCGCACGCGGGATGCACCGACACCCACGAACATTTCGACGAATTCGGAACCTGAGATGGAGAAGAATGGCACGCCAGCTTCGCCAGCTACAGCACGCGCTAGCAGGGTTTTACCAGTTCCCGGAGGGCCAACTAGCAGCACGCCTTTGGGAATTTTGGCTCCAATTTCCGTGAAGCGATCGCTGTTCTTCAAAAAGTCCACAACTTCATTGAGTTCCAGTTTGGCTTGGTCAATGCCAGCCACATCGCCAAATGTCACCTGCGTTTGCGGCTCCATTTGCACTCTGGCTTTCGACTTGCCAAAATTCATCGCTTGGCTGCCTGGGCCGCTCTGAGCGCGTCGCAGCAAGAAGAACAAGCCGACTAACAGCAGAATTGGGAAAAATAGACTGCTCAAGGCTCTGAACAAGAAACCTTCGTCGGTCGGCGGTGCAACGGCAATGTCTATGCCTTTGGCTGTCAGGATACTGACCAGTTCTGGATCGTTAGGCAGGTTAACGACAACTTTACTGTCGCTTGGCCTATCTGGATCTGTGAACTGCGCTTTAGTGCGATCGCCGCTGAGAATGACTCTCTCGATC includes the following:
- the ftsH3 gene encoding ATP-dependent zinc metalloprotease FtsH3, yielding MNKRWRNAGLYALLAIVVIALATTYLEKQGQGPTTWKYSEFIQKVQEGRIERVILSGDRTKAQFTDPDRPSDSKVVVNLPNDPELVSILTAKGIDIAVAPPTDEGFLFRALSSLFFPILLLVGLFFLLRRAQSGPGSQAMNFGKSKARVQMEPQTQVTFGDVAGIDQAKLELNEVVDFLKNSDRFTEIGAKIPKGVLLVGPPGTGKTLLARAVAGEAGVPFFSISGSEFVEMFVGVGASRVRDLFEQAKANAPCIVFIDEIDAVGRQRGAGLGGGNDEREQTLNQLLTEMDGFEGNTGIIIIAATNRPDVLDSALLRPGRFDRQVVVDRPDYSGRLEILNVHARGKTLAKDVDLEKIARRTPGFTGADLSNLLNEAAILAARRNLTEISMDEVNDAIDRVLAGPEKKDRVMSEKRKTLVAYHEAGHALVGALMPDYDPVQKISIIPRGRAGGLTWFTPSEDRMDSGLYSRSYLQNQMAVALGGRIAEEIIFGEEEVTTGASNDLQQVARVARQMVMRFGMSDRLGPVALGRQQGSMFLGRDIMAERDFSEETAAAIDDEVRGLVEQAYRRSKEVLLNNKHVLDKLAQMLVEKETVDSEELQELLANNDVRMAAIA
- the uvsE gene encoding UV DNA damage repair endonuclease UvsE encodes the protein MQNIKLPELGLVCITASNQVRYRALTRKRLLQFNDAEQAQLLRQLYQDNLQRLNKALDFCVDNEIKLYRVTSAIFPFADTPVGEAVLDEFNEELRLTGDRAKNLGIRIVVHPDQFVVLSSDNPDVIENSIKILAMQAMIFDKLGLERSPWAMMEIHGGKSDRSERLISVIRDLPDAIRTRLALENDEYAYSAQEILEVCHAAKVPMVFDAHHHVIHEHLDTYEHPSVAEILTAARTTWPVPEWQLVHISNGEAEFGDRHHSDLITTMPTCYRDAPWIEVEAKLKEQAIQKLREEWLMVAPTKVAATV